The window CGAACCATCAAAAGTCTAACCCAAAATATTTGATCTTTGGCTTAGATACAAACAGACAGAGATACAACAAGACAAACACTTTCAATATAATGAGATGAAAATCATACTAATGATGAATATTTTATTGTGTTATGAAAATGTCATTCACATTTATACAATGTCAACACACATCAGATCTCAATCACAAAAAGCTCAACAAAACACACAATCCATCTAATCACAAAACAATTTCCATCATCAAGTTCGTCTCTCTACTTTGTTTTTGTGAAGCCTTAGAGGAAACAGAGGAGGCTTAGAAGGTGGTGTACAGACAGGAACATGAATCATCGGTCTTATCCTCATAGTCATAGATCTCGTCCTCTCCAACCCTTTCTtacctctcttctctctctcctccttctTCACCGCGTCTCCAATCGAGCTAGAAGAAGACGAAGTCGAGCTCGAAGAAGACGACGGCGAGAGAGACAATGCCTTCGTGTTGTTCCTCTGTTTCTTTAGCCGCAAAAGCTCTTTCCATAGAACAGTGCACTTTGGTGGACGAGGAGAAGGGTCGTCGTCAAGAAACCAGCTTCCTCTGTTGCTGTTATTAACAGTCTCCTCTTTCACTACCTTACgatcttctttttcttgttcttgttcttgttcttcgGCTTTTGTTTTCAATGTAACGTTTTGAAGCTTCTCTGAATGCTTGACGTGCCGGAAAGGAAGAAACTTTCCTTCGGAGAACAACTCGTCGGCGGTGAGCATTGTTTGGGTATTCGACAGAAACTCAAAGTCTCCGGCTTTTGATGAGCTCTTGTCTTGTTCTACTTTTCCCGGTAAGAGATTCTTCGGGTTGATGCAGATGTAATCTCCCTCGCTGTCTGATGATGACAAGTCGGCGGAGAAGGAAATGCGAGGTCCCGACGGTGGTGCCTCCATCATGAAAACCATGTTAGCCTCCGCCATTGTCGATGTTTCAGCTGATGCCATGATCGTACAAACGTAACGGACgttgggagagagagagagagaagtgaaGATTCAGAAAGTAATGATGAGGATAATATatacaaagagagagagagaggtaagACCACATGGACAAACAGAAGAAGCAGACAAGTTACAGAGCTGTAAGAAGAAGGACCTACGGGAGATGAAAGATTAGATGATAATGAACATGCAAGTCGCATTTAAAATATTACTCACAGTGATTGGGAGATGCATTGTAACATTATAGTATCCATTATCTTATTTTGTTTCCATGATTTTGTTATATTATcagacaatattttttaaaaaaatattgtagatgaGGTTTGACCGAAGGAAAGTGGAGAGAGATAAATGAATAGTGAACACATGTCCTCACATGAACTTGGGGTCGTTGCCATGTGAATACAGGTACATTTCAACACACGAGATCATATCATTGCTAACCTTAAGTTATGGTGCAGATTGTTGTAGCTATTATCATTGCCAAAACAAAATACTACATTACTATTATTGTTAACTCCAAATGACAAATTGCACCCcttaagagcatgattatccaCAGAAACTCATTAGTGTTTCTTAGTGATTATTTAACTATATAAATGTAGTTCAGTGTACTTAAAAATTCTAGTTAAAAACCTATTCGATTATCCACAAAAACCCAATAGCGtttctatcttcttcttcctggtgctcgtcttcctcttcttcccctGTTCAAAACCCACAAACTGAATCAAATCTACTAAAAAagcaataaaaaaatcaaatctactaaaaaggaaaaattgAATCTAACGTTGATGAAACTGCGGAGGATGGCGTCGATGAGATTGATGCGGAGGCGATGAGATTGGGCTGAGAGAATAgctagagaagaagaagatgagattaATTGGGCATCGGCGCATTGTTCGTTATCAGACGAGTTCGTCGCCGGAGATTACGAGAGAGAGGTAGAAgacgaagaaaaaaaaagagaggaagaaaaaataaaaaacataaatacatcTACTTTTCATGGTTTGTTGACACGTGCTTTTAAAAATCCCTTTGAAAGCGGTTCCGAAAATCCCATATTAAGGATCGGTAACATacactttatttatttttgatttaattaaatggtCCATTAACTTTAAAAACCCACAAGAGAAACTGGGATAATGGTGCTCTAAGTAGTACAATATGCTTCTTTTGTTATAGCTattgtattttttcttttaaatttttctacAACAGTGCAGACAGCGATGTTACCAAAGATTTTAAAACACATGTCACTGTTTATCATTAACTTTCCATTTCCATGCAACGCAAAGTACAAAATTCCAACCTACCTCATATACAGTATCTCAATTCTCAATACTACTTCCTTTGACCAATCATTAGCCAGTAACGGAGCCATACTTGTTAGGAGATGTTGTGTTTATAATTTCATTGGtatcaaatattaatttagacaataatttgaaaataacatGTGAAGTTTTTACGTCCACTTGGAAACTAAACCCAACCTAAATCAAATAGAAATTGAACCAAGTAGAATCAGATTGAAACTGAAACAAGAACGAAATCTACTAGTTTCTGTTTGATTCCAATAATCGGAATggaacataaaaaatgaaataaatccATCTCATTCATTACTCATCAAAACTAAAGTAgcatattttcttttgatttttaatgaaattgataaaataaGCAATTTCGCATAATTTCATTCAATCAGGTGATAATTCAGCTGCAGTCCTACAATTTTATCAAGAGCAAATTAACCAAACTGAATCTGGAAAGAAAGAGAACCCCAAATGTTCACTGTAATTTATTAGAAACAAGAATGAAGGTgtgttgaaagaaaaaaaattataacgaagATGTCCccccaaaataaaataattgaattcactgtgtttgtatttatataaacatCAAGATGGTCAAGGATAAAATGAAGTGACCCCAATAATTAAATGAAGACATTATTGGTTGTAACTTGTAATGTATGATCAGTGTGGTTGTAAGAGGTGGATGTTATCGTGTGTTGGGCTATGGAGAGCAACGATATTTCCCCAATCATTGGCTTGTGCTTGATTCTAAAGTCTGTtgaattgttttgtttaatgcTCATGTGTAGTTATTAGCCGTATGAGTTTATTTGCAGTTTTAGTTGTTAGTAAGTCACCCCTGCGTGGGTTTTAGATGCTGCCTTCATGTGGGCTTTTGCTTCTGGGGCTTTCTTGTTATGCCGCCAGCTTGTGTATCAAAACGAGTATTTCACTTTGAATGAATTTACCAgacgggaaaaaaaaaaacttgtaatgTATGATAGAAACAAAGCGTAGATAGCTTTGACTTTGACCACGTTAGAATCATTGATAACGTACTAAACGATTCTCAATGCCACAAAGCATAGCACATGCATCCATCCACTCAGAGCCAAGCATACTGCATATGTGGTTAATGTTGTTGAGCTTCTACTCCACGTATGTAAATGATTTAATTGTACTACAATCACAATTCATAATATCTGTTTGAAAACCCCTAACACAATCTAGAAAATGTTGTATTTATTTGTCATGTAAATGCTATTTATTTTGAAGATACCAGAGTTTATGTTTAACTACAGAATGTCACACATATGTTCTTCTTCAaagacattattatttttagctTTAACCAAAAATAGCTCATCCAAACAACATAAATACACTAttgcttttctttttagttCTGCCATCACAATTATTCACAAAACTTACCTTCTCCTTTCCATTCCTTTAAGATATTTACTCATATTTCATGGGGTTATTTACTAATTTAAGCATTAGAAAACTTTTCTACAATATTATACCCATATTTTTTCATGTGTTTTTTTCTTGCAGAGTTTAGTAATCGAaacaccaatttttttttttttgtaacaaacttTGCTCTCTAGTTaactattttatcaaaaataatataatcatcaccattttttattttgacataAAAACATTGCATTTTTATTCGCTTTGATAGTTACTATATATtgttcaaaaaaatagttaatgtATATAATTTTCTACATCCAATCCGTTTTGTAATAACTTTATTAGGTTGGCATGAAATTTTTAGACTACCTCAAAGTAGGCCATATAAActgttttatttcaaatttataaactTCTTTCTTTATTGATATGCATTAACAAAACTTCTAGTAGAGCatatgaacttttttttattcagtGAATCAATATAACCAAAATTATTGCATAAAATGAAgtttaaaagaaaacacaaataaaatataagaatacAACCCATAAATCCGAAATCCTATCAAGACTAAACCTCTAAATGAGACAGAGGGTCCCAGACTCTTGTTTTTCACCGCCGAAAGGCCCGAAACAGAGTCAATTGGTAAGACAAAAAAAGTAACCGTGACTTTTTGACTTATTAATAAGTCAAAGTAGTGAAGTCCATTTGGGCTAAAACCCGCGGGATAGGCCCAATACCGGGTTTGCGGGCGACCCGTTAATTCACTAAATAATCCGCAAATCAATATTTAGATCGGCCGGGATATATCGCCGCCGACGTGTGTGTTCAGGTTACATTTTCGCCGCTAAGGGAATCAAAAAGAGACGATGGCGATGATGATGCCTCCGCAGCAGCAAGGAGGGTATCACCATCCGCAGACGCTTGAAGAAGTACGAACCCTTTGGATTGGAGATTTGCAGTACTGGGTCGACGAGAATTATCTCACTTCCTGCTTCTCCCAAACCGGCGAGGTAAACCTTATTCTCTTCTCCCCTCAGCTCCTCTGCTTGTTGCTGTGACTTTGTATACTTCCAATTCACAGCTCTAGTTTCCTCTGGGTTTGGTTTAGGAATAGATAAAATGAGATTACTTTGGTTTTGGGGATGTTAAAGTGTTGTATAGATACCTGGTGAGCTCTATTGCTTACCCTTCATTGAAAGTCTGAGTCTTTCAATATGGTTTAAAGGCTCTCACCATTTTTGATGCCCACAGTTTATAGGTATGCTTCTAATTGTTAAGTGTggtaaaatatgtttatatccATATATGTGCCGTTGATAGGGTTTATTTGCTGTTTGTGAATAGATGAAGCAGATTCTTTAGTTTTGGGGATGTTAAGTATTGTTACTATTGTATAGATACACCTTGGTGCGTTCTATGAGACGGTCTCTTTCTTACTCTTAATTGAAAGTCTGAGTCTTTTAAGGTTATCACCATGTTTGATGTCCACAGTTTTTATTATGTATGCTCCTATAATGATCTGTGTATCCATGTATGTGCAGCTTGTTTCTGTGAAGGTGATACGTAACAAGATCACAGGCCAGCCAGAAGGGTACGGTGTCATAGAGTTTGTATCCCACGCAGCAGCAGAGAGAACGCTTCAGACGTATAATGGGACACTGATGCCTGGAACGGAAGTAGCTTTCCGCTTAAACTGGGCTTCTTTTGGTTCTGGCCAGAAAGTAGATGCTGGACCCGATCATTCTATCTTTGTTGGAGACTTAGCGCCAGATGTTACTGATTATCTCCTTCACGAGACATTCCGTGTTCACTACTCTTCCGTTAGAGGTGCCAAGGTTGTTACTGATCCAAGTACCGGACGTTCGAAAGGTTACGGGTTTGTTAAGTTTGCTGACGAAAGTGAAAGGAACAAAGCGATGTCTGAAATGAATGGTTTGTATTGCTCAACAAGGCCTATGCGTATCAGCGTGGCAACGCCTAGAAAAACCGTTGGGGTTCAGCAACAGTATGTCACCAAAGGTATGAGAACAAAACACATGATTTGAATTATGTTAAatagaattttgtttttggtttatctGATTAGAAGCTCTTTTTTTAGCTGCTTATCCGGTTCCAGTACCAGTCCCATCTGCAGCTGCTGCTCCAGCATACGTTGCTCAACCAGCGCAGGTGCTTGCACCTGAAAATGACATCACCTGTACGACGGTTAGTTTTATCTGAAAAGCTCGAGCTTTCTTCTCGAAGTTTCTCCTACTTTAAACACATGCATTGGTTTTGGTGTAAAGGTTTTGATTGCAAATCTGGACCCGAATGTTACAGAGGAAGAGCTGAAGAAAGCATTCTCGCCATTAGGAGAGGTTATTTATGTCAACATACCTGCAACAAAAGGATACGGTTATGTTCAATTCAAGACCAGGTAAAACATTCAGCAAAACTCAGACTTCACATGTGGTTGCTTCCATGTTCACTAATATCTTTTACTTCTTCTGCGCCTTGCTGACCCCCAGGCCTTCTGCTGAAGAGGCCATTCAAAAAATGCAGGGACATGTGATTGGTCAACAAGCAATTCGCATCTCTTGGAGTAAAAATCCAGGACAGGTGAAAACCTTTGTTATAACCTATACTTATATGATGTAGAGCCTCATATTACTCGGTGGTTCACTGAATGTCGTTGATGATCTTTGGTATTTGTTATAGGATGGTTACGTCACACAAGCAGATCCAAGTCAATGGAATGGGTATTATGGTTACGGACAAGGCTATGAAGCCTATGCTTATGGGGCAGCTCAAGACCCATCCGTGTATGCATACGGTGGATATGGCTATCCCCAGTATCCACAACAGGTAAAAACTTATTTATTCTTTTGCAATATGTGGATACTTATGCTTTTATGGTTGAAATTTATTCAGGGAGAGGCTACAGAAGAAGTTACAAACTCTGCGGCTGGTGGAGTTGCTGGGGCAGAACAAGAGTTATATGATCCTATGGCCACTCCTGATGTAGAAAAGTAAACTTCTTCTTACTTTCTTACACGTTTCTACCTGAGTGGGTGACTAGTTAAATGCCTAATTTATTGTTTCTTTGCGCACTTGTAGGTTAAATGCAGTTTCCCTTTCGGTTCACGCAAATGCCATATTAGGACGGCTACTGTGGCAGCGTACCTCAGCACTCTCATCACAATTGGGAAAATGATTGCAACTAGGACGGTGGCTTTTTTTTAGATGTTCAATGTGTCAATTCACTGCtctttgtttgattgttttCCTTGTTTgagagtttatttttttaatgtaatgtACAATTAGGATCGTAGTTACAATACAGAGTTGTGAATCTTCCGACTTTCTGGAAACTATGATGTTCTATGCTTCTCTGTTTGCTTTTCAATAAAGTAGTctctaaagaaaaagaaaggtgCTTCGAGTGATTATCTCTCATTACGCGTCAGTTTTTATGTGATTTGAATTTTATCGAAAACAGGCACTTACTGTTAAAAATGAATTCCCCGAATACGATTGGCAATTATTTGGATTAACGATAGAAAAATCTTTTTAATAAAGAGAGTAAATTGCATGGGATGATCTAGAACTCTCTGATGTGGCAGTGTCAGTAAGTAGGAATTGATGGGTCAACCTTGAGGGAATAGGCTTGTATTCCACCAGCCACATTGTACACACTCTTGAAGCCCTGAGGAACAAAGACAACACACCCATCAACACACATCAGGATGTCAACAAACCAATATTAGGAGCAGAAAAGCTTCTTTTTTTACCTGAGACTGCAGCCAGTTCGCAACCTGCATCGACCTGCCACCAACCTTACACTGCATGCAAAACAAAGGCCACGAATCAAAGAACTTAAAAAGAGAAGTTCCAGCAACAGAGTTTCTTTGTTCAAGTGACCTTTAAATCTTTAGATCACAGTAAGATGGGTGTTTTGCAAGCTTTTAGTCCATGGAGAAATGTTCGAAAACAAAGTTATGATcagtaaattttttttccagTTCAACCAAACCAGAGAGAGACTTTGATATTTGAGAGGTTTTCAATTCTCAATTAAAAGCCCAACGAAATTCATACAAACTCCACACCCAAAATTACCTGACatacttataaaatataaaccTAACCCTCACTAACTACTCTCTAACCAACTCCTAACACTAGATACGGTAGACCTACATCTAAGAGTTGAGCCTGTGAACTATTTCAAAGCTTATATCATATGTATGAGCGGATGAGACTGAACATACCAGGACGAATGTATCCTTCTCAGGGTTCAGCTTTGAAGTGATGTCTGGTGCCCATGTTCCGAATTGGCGGAGCGGGAACACTTTAAATCCTGGCAAGGATGCTGTGGCTCTGGTACCAGTggtaaaacaaaacagaaaaacaaTGTGAAACCACTATGGAATACTTGTCCTTTATTCTAAATGGCACAAGAATCAAACTCTGGAaatcaaaatattgtaatatgTTTAGAGTATACAAAGCTAATTTATTGGGATTCGGTGAAGAAGAAAACGTATGTCAAGATGAGAAATGAAAGGAACTTACATCTCGTCAGGTTCTCTGACATCAATTAACTGAGCCTCTTCCATGAAAACTGGATCTTGCATTTTGGAATGCAGCTCCTCCACCTGGATGTCTTTCACAGGTTCCCTGTCAATATAACATTTTCCcgttaaacaaaaatatacaacaTTCAATAGAAAACGAAGGATGTTTTTTTCAGAAGAATTACCTCTCAGATAGAACTTGCAATAAGTGCCAGCCAAATTGGGTTTTACACCTGACCACATGATTCGGCTCTGCTTTAAACGCAGCTTCCTCAAACTCTGGTACCTGagaaacaatataaaatagttaatcATTCTCATATTGCAGCAGAACCTAGCCAAAATTCTTCCGTGAGAAAAGTCCAAAACATTGTGGAATTACTTCTATTGTTAGTTTCATTCTACCAGTTCCATTTGCACATAGATGTCAACACTAAAAGTTTCACCAGCAATCATAACATCATCCAATTGCTTATGTAACAACGAGGGTCCTATAGGCTATAGATCTGAAGGGGTCAATGCAATACCAATACCAATCTCACATTCACTCTCATAACCAAAAGAAATGGAAAAAACTATGGAAAAGAGAGCATACCATTTGACCCAATTTCACCCATCCAAGTATACCACCATCCTTCTTGGATGGACAAATCGAGTACTCAGCTGCAAGATCACTCATATCCTCTCCTTCACGACAAAACGTTACTTGAAAAAATCAGTACACACCCTTAATCTTcgatcacaaaaataaaataaagtgacACTCAAGTAACGAGAAAATCATAAATGTAATCAGTGCCCTATGTTTCCACATTTTTCTTTATCTCAGTTACCAAactatctaaccctaaaaacaattaaaaaaatttaaggatAAAGATAACATTTTGACACAAGTTTGGTTCCATTCCGACAAATCTACTCgcagaaaaaaaacagaacattgTCTGAATATATAAGTTTTACTATGTGACTATGTTGAAACAAAAGCTTAATCTCATCTAAGAATGAAAATATCTAAACGGGGGATGAAAAAGAGATTAAAGGAAGCAGACCATCCAAGATTCGCTTCTGGAGTTCAGCAAAGAGCTCAGAATCACCCTCCTTAACAAGCACATGCTGCACCAGAATCTCTCTGCTTGGACTACTACTCCCACTACTGCTAAACGAAGCtgccaacaaaacaaaaaaaaagatcaagtctttgatatcaacaGCAAGGGGAGAGAAACAGAAGAGATACCTCTCGCTTTGAGAGCCGAGAAGCCAGAGAGCCTAATCGGGTACATTGAAGGAACGCGTGGTCGGAGCGAAGAGATGCGTCTGCCGATAAGTGAACGAGAGAACGTGGAGAGGCAGCGGGGATGTGGAGGAGGAGATGAGAAAGCGAGAGTGTGGGCAACGGAGAGTCTCAGTGCGGCGGAGAAAGTTACCGCCGCCGGAGATGATACCGCTGAGAGACTTCCGGTTACTCTTAACATTTTGGGTCTAATTAATAACGAGTTCAAGCGTGTGAGAGTAGAGAGGTCACCACTTACTTAAGTGTGTGAATGTGGTGGACCCCATGATTTTAATCTATAATAATTACTGA of the Brassica rapa cultivar Chiifu-401-42 chromosome A03, CAAS_Brap_v3.01, whole genome shotgun sequence genome contains:
- the LOC103856376 gene encoding uncharacterized protein LOC103856376, producing the protein MASAETSTMAEANMVFMMEAPPSGPRISFSADLSSSDSEGDYICINPKNLLPGKVEQDKSSSKAGDFEFLSNTQTMLTADELFSEGKFLPFRHVKHSEKLQNVTLKTKAEEQEQEQEKEDRKVVKEETVNNSNRGSWFLDDDPSPRPPKCTVLWKELLRLKKQRNNTKALSLSPSSSSSSTSSSSSSIGDAVKKEEREKRGKKGLERTRSMTMRIRPMIHVPVCTPPSKPPLFPLRLHKNKVERRT
- the LOC103856377 gene encoding polyadenylate-binding protein RBP47B' is translated as MAMMMPPQQQGGYHHPQTLEEVRTLWIGDLQYWVDENYLTSCFSQTGELVSVKVIRNKITGQPEGYGVIEFVSHAAAERTLQTYNGTLMPGTEVAFRLNWASFGSGQKVDAGPDHSIFVGDLAPDVTDYLLHETFRVHYSSVRGAKVVTDPSTGRSKGYGFVKFADESERNKAMSEMNGLYCSTRPMRISVATPRKTVGVQQQYVTKAAYPVPVPVPSAAAAPAYVAQPAQVLAPENDITCTTVLIANLDPNVTEEELKKAFSPLGEVIYVNIPATKGYGYVQFKTRPSAEEAIQKMQGHVIGQQAIRISWSKNPGQDGYVTQADPSQWNGYYGYGQGYEAYAYGAAQDPSVYAYGGYGYPQYPQQGEATEEVTNSAAGGVAGAEQELYDPMATPDVEKLNAVSLSVHANAILGRLLWQRTSALSSQLGK
- the LOC103856378 gene encoding rhodanese-like/PpiC domain-containing protein 12, chloroplastic, producing MLRVTGSLSAVSSPAAVTFSAALRLSVAHTLAFSSPPPHPRCLSTFSRSLIGRRISSLRPRVPSMYPIRLSGFSALKARASFSSSGSSSPSREILVQHVLVKEGDSELFAELQKRILDGEDMSDLAAEYSICPSKKDGGILGWVKLGQMVPEFEEAAFKAEPNHVVRCKTQFGWHLLQVLSEREPVKDIQVEELHSKMQDPVFMEEAQLIDVREPDEIATASLPGFKVFPLRQFGTWAPDITSKLNPEKDTFVLCKVGGRSMQVANWLQSQGFKSVYNVAGGIQAYSLKVDPSIPTY